In the genome of Streptomyces sp. V2I9, one region contains:
- the gatC gene encoding Asp-tRNA(Asn)/Glu-tRNA(Gln) amidotransferase subunit GatC encodes MPGITREEVAHLARLARLELKGEELDHFAGQLDDIIGAVARVSEVADQDVPPTSHPLPLTNVMRADEVRPSLTPAQALSGAPAQEQQRFKVPQILGED; translated from the coding sequence ATGCCTGGCATCACGCGCGAGGAGGTCGCCCACCTCGCCCGGCTGGCGCGTCTGGAGCTGAAGGGCGAAGAGCTCGATCACTTCGCCGGTCAGCTCGACGACATCATCGGCGCGGTCGCCCGCGTCTCCGAGGTCGCCGACCAAGACGTACCGCCGACCTCCCACCCGCTGCCGCTGACCAACGTCATGCGCGCGGACGAGGTCCGTCCGTCGCTCACCCCCGCGCAGGCACTCTCCGGCGCCCCGGCCCAGGAGCAGCAGCGTTTCAAGGTGCCGCAGATCCTGGGGGAGGACTGA
- the gatA gene encoding Asp-tRNA(Asn)/Glu-tRNA(Gln) amidotransferase subunit GatA, with protein MSDIIKLTAAEIAAKIASGELTAVEVTEAHLARIDAVDEKVHAFLHIDREGALAQARAVDAKREAGEKLGPLAGVPLALKDIFTTKDMPTTVGSKILEGWVPPYDATLTQKLRAADVVILGKTNMDEFAMGSSTENSAYGPTGNPWDLTRIPGGSGGGSSAALASYEAPLAIGTDTGGSIRQPAAVTGTVGVKPTYGGVSRYGMVAFSSSLDQGGPCARTVLDAALLHEAIAGHDPMDSTSIDAPVPPVVEAARNGSVEGMRVGVVKQFRGEGYQAGVLQRFDESVELLKSLGATVIELDCPSFDLALSAYYLIAPSECSSNLARFDAMRYGLRVGDDGTRSAEDVTALTREAGFGDEVKRRVILGTYALSSGYYDAYYGSAQKVRTLITQDFEKAFEQVDVIVSPTTPTTAFPIGERADDPMAMYLADLCTIPTNLAGNSAMSLPCGLAPEDGLPVGLQIIAPAMKDDRLYKVGAAVEAAFVEKWGHPLLEEAPSL; from the coding sequence ATGTCGGACATCATCAAGCTCACCGCGGCCGAGATCGCCGCGAAGATCGCCTCCGGCGAGCTGACCGCCGTCGAGGTCACCGAGGCCCACCTGGCCCGGATCGACGCCGTCGACGAGAAGGTCCACGCCTTCCTGCACATCGATCGCGAGGGCGCGCTCGCCCAGGCACGCGCCGTGGACGCCAAGCGCGAGGCGGGCGAGAAGCTCGGCCCGCTGGCCGGCGTCCCGCTCGCCCTCAAGGACATCTTCACCACCAAGGACATGCCGACCACCGTCGGCTCCAAGATCCTCGAAGGCTGGGTCCCGCCGTACGACGCGACGCTCACGCAGAAGCTGCGCGCCGCCGACGTCGTCATTCTCGGCAAGACCAACATGGACGAGTTCGCCATGGGGTCCTCCACCGAGAACAGCGCCTACGGCCCCACCGGCAACCCCTGGGACCTCACCCGCATCCCCGGCGGCTCCGGCGGCGGCTCCTCCGCCGCCCTCGCCTCCTACGAGGCCCCGCTCGCCATCGGCACGGACACCGGCGGCTCGATCCGCCAGCCCGCCGCCGTCACCGGCACCGTCGGCGTCAAGCCCACCTACGGCGGCGTCTCCCGCTACGGCATGGTCGCCTTCTCGTCCTCCCTGGACCAGGGCGGGCCCTGCGCCCGTACGGTCCTGGACGCGGCGCTGCTGCACGAGGCCATCGCCGGACACGACCCGATGGACTCGACCTCCATCGACGCCCCGGTCCCGCCGGTCGTCGAGGCCGCCCGCAACGGCTCCGTCGAGGGCATGCGCGTCGGCGTCGTCAAGCAGTTCCGCGGCGAGGGCTACCAGGCGGGCGTGCTCCAGCGGTTCGATGAGTCGGTCGAGCTGCTGAAGTCGCTCGGCGCCACGGTCATCGAGCTGGACTGCCCGTCGTTCGACCTGGCGCTCTCCGCGTACTACCTGATCGCCCCGTCCGAGTGCTCCTCCAACCTGGCCCGCTTCGACGCCATGCGCTACGGGCTGCGGGTCGGCGACGACGGCACCCGCTCGGCCGAGGACGTCACCGCGCTCACCCGCGAGGCCGGTTTCGGCGACGAGGTCAAGCGCCGCGTCATCCTGGGCACGTACGCGCTCAGCTCCGGCTACTACGACGCGTACTACGGCTCGGCCCAGAAGGTCCGCACCCTCATCACCCAGGACTTCGAGAAGGCGTTCGAGCAGGTCGACGTGATCGTCTCCCCGACGACCCCGACCACCGCCTTCCCGATCGGCGAGCGCGCCGACGACCCGATGGCGATGTACCTCGCGGACCTGTGCACCATCCCCACCAACCTGGCCGGCAACTCCGCCATGTCGCTGCCCTGCGGCCTGGCCCCGGAGGACGGCCTGCCGGTCGGACTGCAGATCATCGCCCCCGCCATGAAGGACGACCGGCTCTACAAGGTCGGAGCGGCCGTCGAGGCCGCCTTCGTGGAAAAGTGGGGGCACCCGCTGCTTGAGGAGGCTCCGTCGCTGTGA
- a CDS encoding SLC13 family permease, producing MNTLTAEFVSFALLLGVLAFAVLRPRGLPEAAAAVPAAILVVAVGAVSWSEAREQAGELLPVVGFLAAILVLARLCADEGLFRAAGELVARACRGRTRPLLGGVFAVASLITAVLSLDATVVLLTPVVLATAARVGARPRPYVYACAHLANSASLLLPVSNLTNLLAFTASGLSFTRFAALMALPWLAAVAVEYAVFRRAFRADLAAGAHPPDPEAERTPVPVFTLVVLALTLAGFVVTSFAGAEPLWAALAGALVLGVRALVKRETTPLAVVRAANPLFCLFVLALGVVVKAVVDNGLSDGIAALLPDGDTLPALLGVAAVAALLANLINNLPAILALLPIVAAAGPGPLLAALIGVNIGPNLTYVGSLATLLWRRILHAHGDAPELGRFTRLGLATVPATLLAATVALWASLHLIGV from the coding sequence CTGAACACCCTCACCGCCGAGTTCGTCTCCTTCGCCCTGCTCCTGGGCGTCCTCGCCTTCGCCGTGCTGCGTCCCCGCGGGCTGCCGGAGGCGGCCGCCGCCGTGCCCGCCGCGATCCTCGTGGTGGCCGTGGGGGCGGTGTCCTGGTCCGAGGCGCGGGAGCAGGCCGGAGAGCTGCTGCCCGTCGTCGGGTTCCTCGCCGCGATCCTCGTGCTCGCCCGGCTCTGCGCGGACGAGGGGCTGTTCCGGGCCGCCGGTGAGCTGGTCGCCCGCGCCTGCCGGGGCCGGACCCGGCCCCTCCTCGGCGGCGTCTTCGCCGTCGCCTCGCTCATCACCGCCGTCCTCAGCCTGGACGCCACCGTCGTCCTGCTCACCCCGGTCGTCCTCGCCACCGCCGCCCGGGTCGGCGCGCGGCCCCGCCCGTACGTCTACGCCTGCGCGCACCTCGCCAACTCCGCCTCCCTCCTGCTCCCCGTCTCCAACCTCACCAACCTGCTGGCGTTCACCGCGAGCGGCCTTTCCTTCACCCGGTTCGCCGCGCTGATGGCGCTGCCGTGGCTCGCCGCCGTCGCCGTCGAGTACGCCGTGTTCCGCCGGGCGTTCCGGGCCGACCTGGCCGCCGGGGCGCACCCGCCGGACCCCGAGGCGGAGCGCACGCCCGTGCCGGTCTTCACGCTCGTCGTGCTGGCGCTGACGCTGGCCGGGTTCGTCGTCACCTCGTTCGCGGGGGCGGAACCGCTGTGGGCGGCGCTGGCCGGGGCCCTGGTGCTCGGCGTCCGGGCGCTCGTCAAGCGGGAGACCACGCCCCTGGCCGTCGTCCGTGCGGCCAACCCGCTGTTCTGCCTCTTCGTCCTCGCGCTCGGCGTCGTCGTCAAGGCCGTCGTCGACAACGGGCTCAGCGACGGGATCGCCGCCCTGCTGCCCGACGGCGACACCCTGCCCGCCCTGCTCGGTGTCGCCGCGGTCGCCGCGCTGCTCGCCAACCTGATCAACAATCTGCCCGCGATCCTCGCCCTGCTGCCGATCGTCGCGGCCGCCGGACCCGGACCGCTGCTCGCCGCCCTCATCGGGGTCAACATCGGGCCGAACCTGACCTACGTCGGATCGCTGGCCACCCTCCTGTGGCGGCGCATCCTGCACGCCCACGGCGACGCCCCCGAGCTGGGCCGCTTCACCCGGCTCGGGCTGGCGACCGTACCGGCGACGCTCCTGGCGGCCACCGTCGCGCTCTGGGCATCGCTGCACCTCATCGGGGTGTGA
- a CDS encoding phosphocholine-specific phospholipase C: MTTDMSRRRLFALGGGALGAAAAGSFLPPSLQAAIAAQPAHAGSGGLGSIKHVVILMQENRSFDHYFGTLRGVRGFGDRNAVELPTGGTVFEQPGAAGTTVLPFPVREAAEKQKKDLQYIGALDHSWNGGAKAWGGGWMNGWISAKTAATMAYYDRRDIPLHYELADTFTVCDAYHSSVHTSTSPNRNHLWSGKTGFEANGKRAVGNDAYNEGTHPGYDWSTYAERLEEAGRSWRTYTEWENFTDNQIEFFATFKAIARKALSRTGGHTYMESFYAKVRGASEAERTRLLGLLDEGVATLTRRERSLFERGLRRVPTGTLADEFAKDVAAGTLPEVSYLVPSAIDSEHPSVSSPVHSATVVYKILDALGNHPDVWRHTAVLINYDENDGFFDHVPPPVAPPEVTDEQWEGRPTGLGIRVPMLVVSPWTVGGYVCSEVFDHTSVIRFLERWTGVEEPNIGEWRRRVTGDLTSAFDFGRARRRPAVERPAAIPPFSGRWQPKPPAVQHLPEQEPGVRPARPLPYQPDAEARRTPGGLRVELDNTGRSSAHFTLYPYAGEFPAPQHRDVRGRAHWTVPVTGDAYRFTVTGPNGFRREFAGPADGGAEVASRIDPRDRDVHLTLRNTGRRTLTFLVRPLGYVDEDDVRDWTRRVTVKPGRSRSLVHSAADAHGWYDLAVTAEGEDGFRRRLMGHIENGRASVSG, from the coding sequence TTGACCACGGACATGTCACGGCGACGGCTCTTCGCGCTGGGCGGCGGCGCCCTCGGCGCCGCTGCGGCCGGATCGTTCCTGCCGCCCTCGCTCCAGGCCGCCATCGCCGCGCAGCCCGCTCACGCGGGGTCCGGCGGGCTCGGGTCGATCAAGCACGTGGTGATCCTCATGCAGGAGAACCGGTCCTTCGACCACTACTTCGGCACCCTGCGCGGTGTGCGCGGCTTCGGGGACCGCAACGCCGTCGAGCTGCCCACCGGCGGGACGGTGTTCGAGCAGCCCGGCGCGGCCGGCACCACCGTGCTGCCCTTCCCGGTGCGCGAGGCGGCCGAGAAGCAGAAGAAGGACCTCCAGTACATCGGCGCCCTCGACCACTCCTGGAACGGCGGAGCGAAAGCCTGGGGCGGCGGCTGGATGAACGGCTGGATCAGCGCCAAGACGGCCGCGACGATGGCGTACTACGACCGCCGCGACATCCCGCTCCACTATGAGCTGGCCGACACCTTCACCGTCTGCGACGCCTACCACTCCTCGGTCCACACCTCCACCAGCCCCAACCGCAACCACCTGTGGAGCGGCAAGACCGGCTTCGAGGCGAACGGGAAGCGGGCCGTCGGCAACGACGCCTACAACGAGGGCACCCACCCCGGCTACGACTGGTCCACCTACGCCGAGCGGCTGGAGGAGGCCGGGCGCAGCTGGCGGACGTACACCGAGTGGGAGAACTTCACCGACAACCAGATCGAGTTCTTCGCCACCTTCAAGGCCATCGCCCGCAAGGCGCTGTCCAGGACCGGCGGCCACACCTACATGGAGTCCTTCTACGCCAAGGTCCGCGGCGCGTCCGAGGCCGAGCGGACCCGGCTCCTGGGCCTGCTGGACGAGGGGGTCGCCACGCTCACCCGGCGCGAGCGCAGCCTGTTCGAGCGGGGACTGCGCCGGGTCCCGACCGGCACGCTGGCCGACGAGTTCGCCAAGGACGTGGCGGCCGGGACGCTCCCGGAGGTCTCCTACCTGGTGCCCTCGGCGATCGACTCCGAGCACCCGAGCGTCTCCTCGCCCGTGCACAGCGCCACGGTCGTCTACAAGATCCTCGACGCGCTCGGCAACCACCCCGACGTGTGGCGGCACACCGCCGTGCTGATCAACTACGACGAGAACGACGGCTTCTTCGACCACGTCCCGCCGCCCGTCGCACCCCCCGAGGTGACCGACGAGCAGTGGGAGGGCCGCCCCACCGGACTCGGCATCCGGGTGCCCATGCTGGTCGTCTCGCCGTGGACCGTCGGCGGATACGTCTGCTCCGAGGTCTTCGACCACACCTCCGTCATCCGCTTCCTGGAGCGCTGGACCGGGGTGGAGGAGCCCAACATCGGCGAGTGGCGGCGCCGCGTCACCGGCGACCTCACCTCCGCCTTCGACTTCGGCCGGGCCCGCCGCCGGCCCGCCGTCGAGCGGCCGGCCGCCATCCCGCCGTTCAGCGGACGCTGGCAGCCCAAGCCGCCCGCCGTCCAGCACCTGCCCGAGCAGGAGCCCGGCGTACGCCCGGCGCGCCCGCTCCCGTACCAGCCGGACGCGGAGGCGCGCAGGACGCCCGGCGGGCTGCGCGTCGAGCTGGACAACACCGGACGGTCCTCGGCGCACTTCACGCTCTACCCGTACGCGGGCGAGTTCCCGGCACCGCAGCACCGGGACGTCCGGGGCCGCGCGCACTGGACCGTGCCGGTGACCGGGGACGCGTACCGCTTCACGGTCACCGGGCCGAACGGCTTCCGGCGCGAGTTCGCCGGACCGGCCGACGGGGGAGCGGAGGTCGCCAGCCGCATCGACCCCCGCGACCGCGACGTCCACCTCACCCTGCGCAACACCGGCCGCCGGACCCTGACCTTCCTGGTGCGGCCGCTCGGTTACGTCGACGAGGACGACGTACGGGACTGGACCCGTCGCGTCACCGTCAAGCCGGGCCGCAGCCGGTCGCTGGTGCACTCGGCGGCCGACGCCCACGGCTGGTACGACCTCGCCGTCACCGCCGAGGGCGAGGACGGCTTCCGGCGGCGGCTCATGGGCCACATCGAGAACGGCCGCGCCAGCGTCTCCGGCTGA
- a CDS encoding MMPL family transporter, whose product MAAIARWCIRHRLVAVLIWLAALGGTAAAAGFAGSAYSNDYEVPGTESGRAAELLSRGFTDLGGDTDTVVWHTTGSTVRAADVEQTMTRTLHAIEDLPGVGAVTGPYGAAGPGQVSEDGHTAYATVTFDRPADEIPASRAQALVDTAKAAESDGLRVELGGTAVALTEAPSVHLAEGVGVLVAAVVLFLAFGSLAASLLPIATALVSVGTAYAGTVLLGHLMTVADFAPMLGMLIGLGVGIDYALFIVTRHRRGLRRGMSVPEAAQNAVTTTGRAVVFAGATVCIALLGMLILRLDFLNGVAIAASLTVVLTVLASVTLLPALLSLIGMRALSRRERRQLAEHGPRPELPTGFAARWSAFVERHPKLLGGVAAVVMLVLALPALGLHLGTSDQGNNPATATTRQAYDLLADGFGPGVNGPLTIAGRLDGADDRLALDSLPEKLRTTEGVASVSPVTYNSSGDTAFLTVVPDSSPQSQDTSELVDRIRDDVLPPVRADTSLEAHVGGVTASYDDFAEIIVGKLPLFVGVVIGLGCLLLLLAFRSIGIPVKAAVMNVAAVASSFGVVVAVFQWGWGSELLGLGSAGPIEPFLPVIMVSVLFGLSMDYQVFLVGRMYEEWLETGDNRRSVRVGLAETGRVINSAAVIMISVFLAFVLSGDRVIAMFGIALATAVALDAFVLRTLLVPALMHMLGGANWWLPGWLEKRLPRISIEPPDCVPLHAKIPEARAPEEGAARSEEEHDVRHIAG is encoded by the coding sequence TTGGCTGCCATCGCCCGCTGGTGCATCAGGCACCGCCTCGTCGCCGTCCTCATCTGGCTCGCCGCCCTCGGCGGGACCGCCGCCGCGGCGGGGTTCGCGGGTTCCGCGTACTCCAACGACTACGAGGTCCCCGGCACCGAGTCCGGCCGGGCCGCGGAACTCCTCTCGCGCGGCTTCACCGACCTCGGCGGCGACACGGACACCGTCGTCTGGCACACCACCGGCTCCACGGTCCGGGCCGCCGACGTCGAACAGACCATGACCCGCACGCTCCACGCGATCGAGGACCTGCCGGGCGTCGGCGCGGTGACCGGCCCGTACGGAGCCGCGGGGCCCGGCCAGGTCAGCGAGGACGGCCACACCGCCTACGCCACGGTCACCTTCGACCGCCCCGCCGACGAGATCCCCGCCTCCCGGGCGCAGGCCCTCGTGGACACCGCGAAGGCCGCCGAGAGCGACGGGCTCCGGGTCGAACTGGGCGGCACCGCCGTCGCCCTCACCGAAGCGCCCTCCGTCCACCTCGCCGAGGGCGTCGGCGTCCTCGTCGCGGCCGTCGTCCTCTTCCTCGCCTTCGGCTCGCTCGCCGCCAGCCTGCTGCCCATCGCCACCGCCCTCGTCTCCGTGGGCACCGCCTACGCGGGCACCGTGCTGCTCGGCCATCTGATGACCGTGGCCGACTTCGCCCCGATGCTGGGCATGCTCATCGGGCTCGGCGTGGGAATCGACTACGCCCTGTTCATCGTCACCCGGCACCGCAGAGGGCTCCGGCGCGGCATGTCCGTGCCCGAAGCGGCCCAGAACGCCGTCACGACCACCGGCCGCGCCGTCGTCTTCGCCGGGGCCACCGTCTGCATCGCCCTGCTCGGCATGCTGATCCTGCGGCTCGACTTCCTCAACGGCGTCGCCATCGCCGCCTCGCTCACCGTCGTCCTCACCGTGCTGGCCTCCGTCACCCTGCTGCCCGCCCTCCTCTCCCTCATCGGGATGCGGGCGCTCAGCCGCCGCGAACGCCGGCAGCTCGCCGAACACGGGCCGCGCCCCGAACTGCCCACCGGCTTCGCCGCCCGCTGGTCCGCCTTCGTCGAGCGCCACCCCAAGCTCCTCGGCGGGGTCGCGGCCGTCGTCATGCTCGTGCTCGCGCTGCCCGCCCTCGGCCTCCACCTCGGCACCTCCGACCAGGGCAACAACCCGGCCACCGCCACCACCCGGCAGGCGTACGACCTTCTCGCGGACGGCTTCGGGCCCGGCGTCAACGGCCCCCTCACCATCGCCGGCCGGCTCGACGGCGCGGACGACCGGCTCGCCCTGGACTCGCTGCCCGAGAAGCTGCGGACCACCGAAGGCGTCGCCTCCGTCAGCCCGGTCACGTACAACAGCTCCGGCGACACCGCCTTCCTCACCGTCGTCCCCGACTCCTCGCCCCAGTCGCAGGACACCAGCGAGCTGGTCGATCGCATCCGGGACGACGTCCTGCCGCCGGTCCGGGCCGACACCTCGCTGGAGGCCCACGTCGGCGGGGTGACGGCGAGCTACGACGACTTCGCCGAGATCATCGTCGGCAAGCTGCCCCTCTTCGTCGGGGTCGTCATCGGACTCGGCTGCCTGCTGCTGCTCCTGGCCTTCCGCTCCATCGGCATCCCGGTCAAGGCCGCCGTGATGAACGTGGCCGCCGTCGCCTCCTCCTTCGGCGTCGTCGTCGCCGTCTTCCAGTGGGGCTGGGGCAGCGAACTGCTCGGCCTCGGCAGCGCCGGGCCCATCGAGCCCTTCCTCCCCGTGATCATGGTTTCCGTCCTCTTCGGCCTCTCCATGGACTACCAGGTCTTCCTGGTCGGCCGGATGTACGAGGAGTGGCTGGAGACCGGCGACAACCGGCGGTCCGTCCGGGTCGGCCTCGCCGAGACCGGCCGGGTCATCAACTCCGCCGCCGTGATCATGATCTCCGTCTTCCTCGCCTTCGTGCTCAGCGGCGACCGGGTCATCGCCATGTTCGGCATCGCCCTGGCCACCGCCGTCGCCCTGGACGCCTTCGTCCTGCGCACCCTGCTGGTACCCGCCCTCATGCACATGCTCGGCGGGGCGAACTGGTGGCTGCCGGGCTGGCTGGAGAAGCGGTTGCCCCGGATCAGCATCGAGCCGCCCGACTGCGTACCGCTCCATGCGAAGATCCCGGAGGCGCGCGCCCCGGAGGAGGGCGCCGCGCGGTCCGAGGAGGAGCACGATGTTCGCCATATCGCTGGGTGA
- a CDS encoding GNAT family N-acetyltransferase has protein sequence MFAISLGDDRAELRPLEVWQDEEFLAHMDRARELVDPWIPFASFASDRESARALLRRYAEKQAADTGRLYGIRLEGTLVGGVLFPSFDAGSGNCEIGVWLEPAAQGRGLITRAAERLIDWAVYERGMHRVEWRASPENTRSIAVAQRLGMTRDGVLRQSYLYRGERHDTEVWSVLAPEWKARRTAGPDAPATG, from the coding sequence ATGTTCGCCATATCGCTGGGTGACGACCGGGCGGAACTGCGCCCGCTGGAGGTCTGGCAGGACGAGGAGTTCCTCGCCCACATGGACCGGGCCCGCGAACTGGTCGACCCCTGGATCCCCTTCGCCTCCTTCGCCAGCGACCGGGAGTCGGCCCGCGCGCTGCTCCGGCGGTACGCGGAGAAGCAGGCGGCGGACACCGGCCGGCTGTACGGGATCCGGCTGGAGGGCACCCTCGTCGGCGGTGTCCTCTTCCCGTCCTTCGACGCCGGAAGCGGCAACTGCGAGATCGGCGTCTGGCTGGAGCCCGCCGCGCAGGGCCGCGGCCTGATCACCCGCGCGGCCGAGCGGCTGATCGACTGGGCGGTGTACGAGCGCGGTATGCACCGCGTGGAGTGGCGCGCCTCTCCGGAGAACACCCGGTCGATCGCCGTCGCCCAGCGGCTCGGGATGACACGGGACGGGGTGCTCCGGCAGAGCTACCTCTACCGGGGGGAGCGTCACGACACCGAGGTCTGGTCCGTCCTCGCCCCGGAGTGGAAGGCACGTCGCACCGCCGGACCGGACGCCCCGGCCACCGGCTGA